One stretch of Novosphingobium pentaromativorans US6-1 DNA includes these proteins:
- a CDS encoding formate/nitrite transporter family protein codes for MAYLAPSEFVTKLIDAGESKIMMSTKDTLVRAYMAGATLALAAAFAVTINVQTGQPLAGAVLFPVGFCMLYLLGYDLLTGVFVLAPLAVWDKRPGCNWSGVLRNWGLVFTGNFAGALTTAVLMAIYFTYGFAAEPSEVGVKLAGTGVARTVGYAEYGMAGWLTIFVRGMLCNWMVSTGVVGAQISTTVSGKVIAMWMPIMLFFYMVFEHSIVNMFLFPTALMLGGNFTIGDYFWWNEIPTVLGNLVGGLTFTGLMLYTTHARTGAKRVVKMAA; via the coding sequence ATGGCATATCTTGCGCCTTCAGAATTTGTCACCAAGCTGATCGATGCTGGTGAATCGAAGATCATGATGTCGACCAAGGACACGCTGGTTCGCGCCTACATGGCCGGTGCCACGCTGGCCCTTGCTGCGGCTTTTGCCGTTACCATCAACGTCCAGACCGGTCAGCCGCTGGCGGGCGCCGTCCTGTTCCCGGTCGGCTTCTGCATGCTCTACCTGCTCGGCTACGACCTCCTGACCGGTGTATTCGTGCTGGCCCCGCTTGCGGTATGGGACAAGCGGCCGGGCTGCAACTGGTCCGGTGTCCTGCGCAACTGGGGGCTCGTTTTCACCGGCAACTTCGCCGGGGCCCTGACGACAGCCGTGCTTATGGCCATCTACTTCACATATGGTTTTGCCGCCGAGCCAAGCGAAGTGGGTGTTAAACTCGCGGGCACCGGTGTCGCCCGCACGGTGGGCTATGCCGAATACGGCATGGCCGGCTGGCTGACGATCTTCGTGCGCGGCATGCTGTGCAACTGGATGGTCTCGACCGGCGTCGTGGGTGCCCAGATCTCGACCACCGTATCGGGCAAGGTGATCGCGATGTGGATGCCGATCATGCTGTTCTTCTACATGGTCTTCGAGCACTCGATCGTGAACATGTTCCTGTTCCCGACCGCGCTGATGCTCGGCGGTAACTTCACCATAGGCGATTACTTCTGGTGGAACGAGATCCCGACCGTCCTGGGCAACCTGGTCGGCGGCCTGACCTTTACCGGTCTCATGCTCTACACCACGCATGCTCGTACCGGCGCGAAGCGCGTGGTCAAGATGGCAGCCTGA
- a CDS encoding alginate export family protein, with product MKMTLSLAALAATVATLGLSAPAQAKVGDPVKVSDDVTIDPIIDGVLRYEHVDQDDINLDADAVTVRLRAGAEVSTHGLSLLAEGEGTLAIVDHYNDTIPGNNGYLGAEPYSVVADPQNVELNRLQVAYAAKGSKVTIGRQRIILDNARFVGNVGWRQNEQTFDAIRAETKIGPVMFDGTYAISQRTIFGADSPNEYFDGDMFLVQGGLDLKVAKVKGFAYLLDYDSRLAYSSQTYGVLANGAIPLGDAFKLNFSVTYARQSDYKLNPVNYAADYINAELGASVMGFGLKAGYEELGSDDGVAAFQTPLATAHAFNGWADLFLTTPAAGLRDYYGGFTKKIGDAGPLKGLNGAVVYHKFESDFGSVNYGQEWDASLGFSIRNYAVLLKYANYDAKNFGTDTEKFWLQLAFKY from the coding sequence ATGAAAATGACTCTCTCGCTTGCCGCTCTGGCCGCCACTGTCGCCACGCTTGGCCTGTCTGCGCCAGCACAGGCCAAGGTCGGGGACCCGGTCAAGGTCAGTGACGATGTAACCATCGACCCCATCATCGACGGTGTCCTGCGTTATGAACACGTCGACCAGGACGATATCAATCTCGATGCAGATGCCGTGACCGTGCGCCTGCGCGCGGGCGCCGAAGTGTCCACCCACGGCCTGTCGCTGCTGGCCGAAGGCGAGGGCACCCTGGCGATCGTCGACCATTACAACGACACTATTCCCGGCAATAACGGATATCTGGGCGCAGAGCCCTATTCGGTCGTGGCCGATCCGCAGAACGTCGAACTCAACCGTCTGCAGGTGGCTTATGCGGCCAAGGGCAGCAAGGTGACCATCGGCCGCCAGCGCATAATTCTCGACAATGCCCGTTTCGTCGGCAATGTCGGCTGGCGCCAGAACGAGCAGACTTTCGATGCAATTCGCGCCGAGACCAAGATCGGTCCGGTGATGTTCGATGGCACTTACGCCATTTCCCAGCGCACGATCTTCGGTGCGGACAGCCCGAACGAATACTTCGATGGAGACATGTTCCTCGTCCAGGGCGGGCTGGACCTGAAAGTCGCCAAGGTGAAGGGCTTCGCCTACCTGCTCGACTACGACAGCCGTCTCGCCTACTCGAGCCAGACTTACGGCGTGCTCGCCAATGGCGCCATTCCGCTCGGCGATGCGTTCAAGCTGAACTTCTCGGTGACTTATGCACGCCAGAGCGATTACAAGCTCAATCCGGTCAACTATGCCGCGGATTACATCAATGCCGAACTGGGCGCATCGGTCATGGGCTTCGGGCTCAAGGCCGGATATGAGGAACTGGGCAGCGATGACGGCGTAGCCGCCTTCCAGACCCCGCTGGCCACCGCCCATGCCTTCAACGGCTGGGCCGACCTGTTCCTGACCACGCCGGCGGCAGGTCTGCGTGACTATTACGGCGGCTTCACCAAGAAGATCGGCGACGCCGGTCCGCTCAAGGGCCTGAACGGCGCGGTCGTCTATCACAAGTTCGAAAGCGATTTCGGCAGCGTGAACTATGGCCAGGAATGGGATGCCAGCCTGGGCTTCTCGATCAGGAACTACGCCGTTCTGCTCAAATACGCGAATTACGATGCCAAGAACTTCGGTACCGATACCGAGAAGTTCTGGCTGCAACTGGCATTCAAGTACTGA
- a CDS encoding ABC transporter ATP-binding protein produces the protein MATILSLKGVSKSYSSKAKGGQNGGVTQVLEGIDLDVEEGEFIAILGFSGAGKTTLISSIAGLIEPDAGEILLHGKQIEGPDKDRGLVFQSYSLFPWLTVEKNVALAVDAVHKDRSKQDRAALVKQKIELVGLGHAMDRKPAQLSGGMRQRVSVARALAMEPEILLLDEPLSALDALTRSKLQDEIERIRKEEKRTIILVTNDVDEALLLADRVAILTPAPAATIGRIFEVDVPRPRDREAVNDDHHFQSLRKQIVAYLGMLNEQGSSVGESSVELPEVVPLDLFAGKEAELPAAYTEAAKTAVERRYMEFYKLHKVYPTPKGPLTVVEDFNLLMDKGEFISLIGHSGCGKSTVLTMAAGLNEISKGGIILDNREVDVAGPDKAVVFQAPSLMPWLTARQNVALGVERVYPHASKAERRDIVDYYLDRVGLADAKEKMAAEMSNGMRQRVGIARAFALSPRLLLLDEPFGMLDSLTRWDLQDVLVETWNRTKVTAIMVTHDVDEAILLADRVVMMTNGPQATIGKVLKVDLPRPRDRKALLDHPKFYQYRQEVLHFLAEYDHGPAAKAA, from the coding sequence ATGGCCACGATCCTTTCGCTCAAGGGTGTCTCCAAGTCCTACTCGTCCAAGGCGAAGGGCGGACAGAATGGCGGCGTCACGCAAGTGCTCGAGGGTATCGACCTCGATGTCGAGGAGGGCGAATTTATCGCCATCCTCGGCTTCTCGGGCGCGGGCAAGACGACGCTGATCTCCTCGATCGCCGGACTGATCGAGCCCGACGCGGGCGAGATCCTGCTGCACGGCAAGCAGATCGAGGGGCCCGACAAGGACCGTGGCCTCGTTTTCCAGTCCTATTCGCTGTTCCCCTGGCTGACGGTCGAAAAGAATGTCGCGCTGGCCGTCGATGCCGTCCACAAGGACCGCAGCAAGCAGGACCGTGCGGCACTGGTGAAGCAGAAGATCGAACTGGTCGGTCTGGGCCACGCGATGGACCGCAAGCCCGCCCAGCTTTCCGGCGGCATGCGCCAGCGCGTCTCGGTGGCCCGCGCACTGGCGATGGAGCCGGAGATCCTGCTTCTCGACGAACCGCTTTCCGCGCTCGACGCACTGACCCGCTCCAAGCTCCAGGATGAGATCGAGCGTATCCGCAAGGAAGAAAAGCGCACCATTATCCTCGTCACCAACGATGTCGACGAGGCACTCCTGCTGGCCGATCGGGTCGCGATCCTGACGCCTGCGCCTGCCGCCACGATCGGGCGGATCTTCGAAGTCGACGTGCCGCGCCCGCGCGACCGCGAAGCGGTGAACGACGATCACCACTTCCAGTCGCTGCGCAAGCAGATCGTCGCCTACCTCGGCATGCTCAACGAGCAGGGGTCAAGCGTGGGCGAAAGCTCTGTCGAACTGCCCGAAGTGGTGCCGCTGGACCTGTTCGCGGGCAAGGAAGCCGAGCTTCCCGCAGCCTATACCGAAGCCGCGAAGACCGCGGTGGAGCGGCGCTACATGGAGTTCTACAAGCTCCACAAGGTCTACCCGACGCCCAAGGGGCCGCTGACCGTCGTCGAAGACTTCAATCTCCTGATGGACAAGGGCGAATTCATCTCGCTCATCGGACACTCGGGCTGCGGCAAGTCGACCGTGCTGACGATGGCGGCCGGCCTCAACGAGATCAGCAAGGGCGGCATCATCCTCGATAACCGCGAGGTGGACGTTGCGGGGCCGGACAAGGCGGTGGTTTTCCAGGCGCCGAGCCTGATGCCCTGGCTTACCGCGCGCCAGAACGTCGCGCTGGGGGTCGAGCGGGTCTATCCGCATGCGTCCAAGGCCGAGCGCCGCGACATCGTCGACTATTACCTCGACCGCGTGGGCCTCGCCGATGCCAAGGAGAAGATGGCGGCGGAGATGTCCAACGGCATGCGCCAGCGTGTCGGCATTGCCCGCGCCTTCGCGCTTTCGCCGCGCTTGCTGCTGCTCGACGAGCCCTTCGGCATGCTCGACAGCCTGACGCGCTGGGACCTGCAGGACGTGCTGGTCGAGACCTGGAACCGCACCAAGGTCACCGCGATCATGGTCACCCACGACGTCGACGAGGCGATCCTGCTGGCCGACCGCGTGGTGATGATGACCAATGGCCCGCAGGCCACCATCGGCAAGGTTCTGAAGGTCGACCTGCCGCGCCCGCGCGATCGCAAGGCGCTGCTCGATCATCCCAAGTTCTACCAATACCGGCAGGAAGTGCTGCACTTCCTGGCCGAATACGATCACGGACCGGCGGCCAAGGCCGCCTGA
- a CDS encoding ABC transporter permease — protein MATAFADVEPKGMAQAQSENPVTQAATEPAASESKAEKAAPPAVLAKVQDVIAKFGKGLIAPILGIAAFLAIWAALAPQVDTSLGALPGPLEVAEQGVALYDEWQAANVAKAEFYEAQDGRIAAGTQAVAFNYAGPPTFLDQVLTSLKTVALGFILATVFAVPIGLAAGLSPMFNAAINPLVQIMKPVSPLAWLPIVTMVVSATVSSADPMLAKSFVISAIVVMLCSLWPTLINTAIGTASIDKDLLNVGRVLKLGWFAKLTRLVLPSSLPYIFTGMRLSLGVGWMVLIAAEMLAQNPGLGKFVWDEFQNGSSQSLARIMFAVIVIGLIGFLLDRIMMMLQSLANRNHTI, from the coding sequence ATGGCAACCGCCTTTGCCGATGTAGAGCCGAAGGGAATGGCTCAGGCCCAGTCGGAGAACCCCGTGACCCAAGCTGCAACCGAGCCGGCTGCGTCCGAAAGCAAGGCCGAAAAGGCCGCGCCGCCGGCAGTCCTGGCCAAGGTGCAGGACGTCATTGCGAAATTCGGCAAGGGGCTGATTGCCCCGATCCTCGGAATCGCGGCATTCCTTGCCATCTGGGCGGCTCTCGCCCCGCAGGTCGACACCTCGCTCGGCGCGCTTCCTGGCCCCTTGGAAGTCGCCGAGCAGGGTGTTGCCCTGTACGATGAATGGCAGGCAGCGAATGTCGCCAAGGCCGAGTTCTACGAGGCGCAGGACGGCCGCATCGCGGCGGGAACCCAGGCGGTGGCCTTTAACTATGCCGGTCCGCCGACCTTTCTCGACCAGGTGCTGACCTCGCTCAAGACGGTCGCGCTCGGGTTCATCCTGGCCACGGTGTTCGCCGTGCCCATCGGCCTTGCCGCGGGCCTTTCGCCGATGTTCAACGCCGCGATCAATCCGCTGGTGCAGATCATGAAGCCGGTCAGCCCGCTCGCCTGGCTGCCGATCGTGACCATGGTCGTCTCGGCGACGGTTTCCAGCGCCGACCCGATGCTGGCCAAGAGCTTCGTCATCTCGGCCATCGTCGTTATGCTCTGCTCGCTGTGGCCGACGCTGATCAATACCGCCATCGGCACCGCCTCGATCGACAAGGACCTGCTTAACGTCGGCCGCGTGCTCAAGCTCGGCTGGTTCGCGAAGCTGACCCGCCTCGTCCTGCCCAGCTCGCTTCCCTACATCTTCACCGGCATGCGCCTCTCGTTGGGCGTGGGCTGGATGGTGCTGATCGCCGCGGAAATGCTCGCCCAGAACCCTGGCCTCGGCAAGTTCGTGTGGGATGAGTTCCAGAACGGTTCCAGCCAGTCGCTTGCCCGGATCATGTTCGCGGTGATCGTGATCGGCCTGATCGGCTTCCTGCTCGACCGGATCATGATGATGCTCCAGTCGCTCGCCAACCGTAACCACACGATCTGA
- a CDS encoding CmpA/NrtA family ABC transporter substrate-binding protein: MSMKRGFGFTRRAAVVALMASVALAGCGSKSEAPSGDAVKAAAAPGGIEKPVLKLGFIKLTDMAPLAIAKEKGFFAEEGLNVTLEPQANWKVLLDGVIGGQLDGAHMLAGQPIAATIGYGTKADLIAPLSLDLNGNAITVSNKVWDMVKPSLPMEGGKPKHPISASVLQPVVASFKQQGKPFNMGMVFPVSTHNYELRYWLAAGGLNPGFYTPGDVGGTVDADVQLSVTPPPQMPATLEAGTIEGYCVGEPWNQAAVQKKIGVPIITDNEVWHDNPEKVFGLRKDFAEKYPGTTAAMLRAIIKAQQWLDADGGKNRAEAVKILSQPNYVGADEKVIAASMTGKFTFEPGDTRDAPGFNIFFDKNAGYPFYSDAIWYLTQMRRWGQIPEDHDDQWYIDQAKAVYRPDLYLAAAKGLAEKGVIPADAIPETDGFKPVDNGFMDHIPYDGHKPNAYIQSLKIGLKKGQKVTASGVTGG; encoded by the coding sequence ATGAGCATGAAGCGGGGGTTCGGGTTTACACGTCGCGCTGCAGTTGTCGCGCTGATGGCCAGCGTCGCGCTGGCCGGTTGCGGCAGCAAGAGCGAGGCTCCGTCGGGCGATGCGGTGAAGGCTGCAGCGGCACCGGGCGGCATCGAGAAGCCGGTGCTCAAGCTCGGCTTCATCAAGCTCACCGACATGGCCCCGCTCGCCATCGCCAAGGAGAAGGGCTTCTTCGCCGAGGAAGGCCTCAACGTCACGCTCGAGCCGCAGGCGAACTGGAAGGTTCTGCTCGACGGTGTGATCGGCGGACAGCTTGACGGCGCCCACATGCTGGCCGGTCAGCCTATCGCCGCCACCATCGGATACGGCACCAAGGCCGACCTGATCGCCCCCCTCAGCCTCGATCTCAACGGCAATGCCATTACGGTTTCCAACAAGGTCTGGGACATGGTCAAGCCGAGCCTTCCGATGGAAGGCGGCAAGCCAAAGCACCCGATTTCGGCTTCGGTCCTCCAGCCGGTCGTCGCCAGCTTCAAGCAGCAGGGCAAGCCCTTCAACATGGGCATGGTCTTCCCGGTTTCGACCCACAACTACGAGCTGCGCTACTGGCTTGCCGCCGGCGGCCTGAACCCGGGTTTTTACACGCCCGGCGATGTCGGCGGCACGGTCGACGCGGACGTCCAGCTCTCGGTTACCCCGCCGCCGCAGATGCCTGCCACGCTCGAGGCCGGCACCATCGAAGGCTATTGCGTGGGCGAGCCGTGGAACCAGGCGGCGGTGCAGAAGAAGATCGGCGTGCCGATCATCACCGACAACGAAGTCTGGCATGACAACCCCGAGAAGGTCTTCGGCCTGCGCAAGGACTTCGCCGAGAAGTATCCGGGCACGACCGCAGCCATGCTGCGTGCGATCATCAAGGCGCAGCAGTGGCTCGATGCCGATGGCGGCAAGAACCGCGCCGAGGCGGTGAAGATCCTCTCGCAGCCCAACTATGTGGGCGCTGACGAGAAGGTGATTGCCGCATCGATGACCGGCAAGTTCACGTTCGAGCCGGGCGATACCCGCGATGCGCCCGGCTTCAACATCTTCTTCGACAAGAACGCCGGCTATCCGTTCTATTCGGACGCGATCTGGTATCTGACGCAGATGCGCCGCTGGGGCCAGATCCCCGAGGATCACGATGACCAGTGGTACATCGACCAGGCCAAGGCCGTCTATCGTCCCGACCTCTATCTGGCAGCTGCCAAGGGCCTTGCCGAAAAGGGCGTGATCCCTGCCGATGCGATCCCCGAAACCGACGGTTTCAAGCCGGTCGACAACGGCTTCATGGATCACATCCCCTACGATGGCCACAAGCCGAATGCCTATATCCAGTCGCTCAAGATCGGTCTGAAGAAGGGCCAGAAGGTGACGGCTTCCGGCGTGACCGGCGGCTGA
- a CDS encoding CmpA/NrtA family ABC transporter substrate-binding protein — MSTELTVGFLPLVDACLPILAKEHGFAEEEGVTLSLVKDMSWATVLDRLLYGHSDAAHLVAPLAIAATLGRGRPAQSLSVPFVLGLNGNAVTLRPEIARMVRPEGQIGDAAEVGAALKTIAQERKAAGKPLTFGVVHRYSSHNYMLRYWLAGCGIRPDIDVDITTVPPPFCADALKQGEVDGICVGEPWNSVAVEQGAGEIVLSTAQIWRRGVEKVLALREQVLDEKREGVQRLIRALCKAGAHFVDPVNWELNAEILARPEYLDGSAELIRRAISDQLLIARGGALIHYPDFMFQYREAANFPWVSQAEWLYTQMVRWDNVPFDAQDAQRAARVFRPDVYRSALLGTGEPLPGASSKVEGSIETSMVVSTQQGAIQLEPNTFFDGEVFDPSDIEGYLSRLP; from the coding sequence GTGAGTACCGAGCTGACCGTCGGCTTTTTGCCTCTGGTGGATGCGTGCCTGCCTATTCTGGCGAAGGAACATGGCTTTGCCGAGGAAGAGGGCGTCACGCTCTCGCTGGTGAAGGACATGAGCTGGGCGACCGTGCTCGACCGCCTGCTTTATGGCCACAGCGATGCCGCGCATCTCGTCGCTCCGCTGGCGATTGCCGCCACGCTGGGCCGCGGGCGTCCGGCGCAATCGCTTTCGGTGCCCTTTGTCCTCGGCCTCAACGGCAATGCCGTGACCTTGCGGCCCGAGATCGCCCGGATGGTCCGGCCTGAAGGGCAGATCGGCGATGCGGCCGAAGTGGGCGCGGCGCTCAAGACAATCGCCCAGGAACGCAAGGCCGCCGGCAAGCCGCTGACTTTCGGTGTCGTCCATCGCTATTCGAGCCATAACTACATGCTGCGTTACTGGCTGGCGGGCTGCGGTATCCGGCCCGACATCGACGTCGACATCACAACGGTTCCGCCGCCCTTCTGTGCCGATGCGCTCAAGCAGGGGGAAGTCGACGGAATTTGCGTCGGCGAGCCGTGGAATTCGGTTGCGGTCGAACAGGGCGCCGGCGAGATCGTGCTATCTACCGCGCAGATCTGGCGGCGGGGCGTGGAGAAGGTGCTGGCCCTGCGCGAGCAGGTTCTCGACGAGAAGCGCGAGGGCGTGCAGCGCCTGATCCGCGCCTTGTGCAAGGCCGGAGCGCACTTCGTGGATCCGGTCAACTGGGAACTCAATGCCGAGATTCTCGCGCGTCCGGAATATCTCGACGGATCGGCCGAACTGATCCGCCGCGCGATCTCGGACCAGTTGCTGATCGCGCGCGGGGGCGCCCTGATCCACTATCCCGATTTCATGTTCCAGTACCGCGAGGCGGCGAACTTCCCCTGGGTCAGCCAGGCGGAGTGGCTCTACACCCAGATGGTTCGCTGGGATAACGTGCCTTTCGATGCGCAGGATGCGCAAAGGGCGGCCCGCGTGTTCCGCCCCGACGTTTACCGCAGTGCACTCTTGGGCACGGGCGAGCCGCTGCCGGGAGCCAGTTCGAAGGTCGAGGGCAGCATCGAGACGTCCATGGTCGTAAGCACCCAGCAGGGTGCTATCCAGTTGGAACCGAACACGTTTTTCGACGGAGAGGTGTTCGATCCCAGCGACATCGAGGGCTATCTGTCCCGGCTGCCCTGA
- a CDS encoding ANTAR domain-containing response regulator, giving the protein MRIAVIDESAARASIIQEGLVALDDCEIFVLTERRGLLARIGEINPDIVLMDLGNPSRDVLEEYFSVSRALDRPIAMFVDESDDESIAASVEAGVSSYVVDGLAPNRIRPILDLAITRFNAFSRLQNDLAAAKGKLAERETIDAAKRILMNSKGLPEPKAYAELRKAAMNQGKRIVDIAEAIVTADRLMGDH; this is encoded by the coding sequence ATGCGAATTGCCGTCATCGACGAAAGCGCCGCGCGCGCCTCGATCATCCAGGAGGGGCTGGTCGCCCTGGATGATTGCGAGATCTTTGTCCTGACGGAGCGCCGGGGCCTGCTGGCGCGGATCGGCGAGATCAATCCCGACATCGTCCTCATGGACCTCGGCAACCCCTCGCGCGACGTGCTGGAAGAGTATTTCTCGGTGAGCAGGGCGCTCGACCGGCCGATCGCGATGTTCGTCGACGAGTCGGACGACGAATCCATTGCCGCTTCGGTGGAGGCAGGCGTCTCGTCCTACGTCGTCGACGGCCTGGCGCCCAACCGTATTCGGCCGATCCTCGATCTGGCAATCACGCGCTTCAATGCCTTTTCGCGCCTTCAGAACGACCTCGCCGCGGCCAAGGGCAAGCTGGCCGAACGCGAAACCATCGATGCGGCGAAGCGCATTCTGATGAACAGCAAGGGCTTGCCCGAACCGAAGGCCTATGCAGAACTGCGCAAGGCGGCGATGAACCAGGGCAAGCGCATAGTCGATATCGCCGAGGCCATTGTGACGGCCGACCGGCTGATGGGGGATCATTGA
- the glgX gene encoding glycogen debranching protein GlgX encodes MIPLGARVREGTTRFAVRSPRAERVWLCLFTGRRETRHEMARDGEVWTLELPEDLSGARYGYRAAGKWAPEQGCWFDPAKLLVDPYAVELDRRFRQDPRLAAFGKDTAAIVPKARVPASQPSVPVEAPRFAAGGLVYEINVRAFTMRHPDVPRRLRGTVAALAHPAVVAHLKKLHVTAVELMPVVAWIDERHLPPLGLVNAWGYNPVAMMALDPGLCPGGVAELRKTVAALHAEGIGVLLDLVFNHTGESDVEGGVISLRGLDDAVYGRAPDGALINDSGCGNTLDCGNPAVRRIALDAMRHFVSQCGVDGFRFDLAPILARGPGFDPAAPIFAEIEDDPLLSSRVLIAEPWDIGPGGYQLANFPAHWLEWNDRFRDDVRRFWREEEGVGKLATRLAGSSDIFGPHWPHADCRSVNFLAAHDGFTLADTVSYAHRHNEANGEENRDGHGENYSWNNGAEGPTDDPHVLARRAHDLRALLGTLFASTGTIMLTAGDEFGRTQQGNNNAYCQDNEIGWIDWESRDLALEDHVARLSLVRAKRRAWFARFPDTVAWHRLDGEPKSVADWENPHSEGFVYEAREQDGGIRVEVRRHDREVRLAAI; translated from the coding sequence ATGATCCCGCTCGGCGCGAGGGTTCGGGAAGGCACCACGCGTTTTGCGGTGCGCTCTCCGAGGGCCGAACGTGTCTGGTTGTGCCTGTTCACAGGCCGCAGGGAAACCCGCCATGAAATGGCGCGCGATGGCGAAGTCTGGACGCTCGAATTGCCGGAAGACCTGTCCGGCGCGCGTTATGGCTACCGTGCCGCAGGAAAGTGGGCGCCGGAGCAGGGCTGCTGGTTCGATCCTGCCAAGCTGCTGGTCGATCCTTATGCCGTGGAACTGGATCGCCGCTTCCGTCAGGATCCGCGTCTGGCTGCTTTCGGCAAGGATACCGCCGCCATCGTTCCCAAGGCGCGCGTTCCCGCGAGCCAGCCATCCGTGCCGGTCGAGGCGCCGCGCTTCGCCGCCGGCGGACTGGTTTACGAAATCAATGTGCGCGCCTTCACGATGCGCCATCCCGACGTACCCCGGCGCCTGCGCGGGACCGTGGCGGCGCTGGCGCATCCGGCGGTAGTGGCACACCTGAAAAAGCTCCATGTCACGGCTGTCGAACTGATGCCGGTAGTGGCGTGGATCGACGAGCGGCACTTGCCGCCGCTCGGCCTCGTGAACGCCTGGGGCTACAACCCCGTAGCCATGATGGCGCTCGATCCCGGCCTGTGTCCCGGCGGCGTGGCCGAACTGCGTAAGACAGTCGCGGCGCTTCATGCCGAGGGGATCGGCGTCCTGCTCGATCTGGTCTTCAACCATACCGGCGAAAGCGATGTCGAGGGCGGGGTGATCTCGCTGCGTGGTCTCGACGATGCGGTCTATGGCCGCGCACCGGACGGCGCGCTGATCAACGATTCCGGCTGCGGCAATACGCTCGACTGCGGCAATCCCGCCGTGCGCCGGATCGCGCTCGATGCCATGCGCCATTTCGTCAGTCAGTGCGGCGTCGACGGTTTTCGCTTCGATCTCGCTCCCATCCTTGCGCGCGGGCCGGGCTTCGATCCCGCCGCGCCGATCTTCGCCGAGATCGAGGACGACCCGCTGCTGTCGAGCCGGGTGCTGATCGCCGAGCCCTGGGATATCGGCCCGGGCGGCTACCAGCTCGCCAATTTTCCGGCGCATTGGCTGGAATGGAACGACCGTTTTCGCGACGACGTCCGCCGGTTCTGGCGCGAGGAGGAGGGCGTGGGCAAGCTGGCCACCCGGCTGGCAGGGTCTTCCGACATCTTCGGGCCGCACTGGCCCCATGCCGATTGCCGCTCGGTCAACTTTCTTGCCGCGCACGACGGCTTCACGCTGGCGGACACGGTTTCCTACGCGCACCGCCACAATGAGGCCAACGGCGAGGAGAACCGGGACGGGCACGGCGAGAACTACAGCTGGAACAACGGCGCCGAAGGACCGACGGACGATCCCCACGTGCTGGCAAGGCGCGCCCATGACCTGCGCGCGCTTCTCGGTACGCTGTTCGCCTCGACCGGGACGATCATGCTGACGGCGGGCGACGAATTCGGCCGCACCCAGCAGGGCAACAATAACGCCTATTGCCAGGACAACGAAATCGGCTGGATCGACTGGGAAAGCCGCGATCTCGCTCTGGAGGACCATGTCGCCCGGCTCTCGCTGGTCCGGGCGAAGCGGCGCGCATGGTTTGCGCGCTTTCCCGATACCGTCGCATGGCACAGGCTCGACGGCGAGCCCAAGTCCGTGGCCGACTGGGAGAACCCGCATAGCGAAGGGTTCGTCTACGAAGCGCGCGAACAGGACGGCGGCATTCGCGTGGAGGTGCGCCGCCATGATCGCGAAGTGCGCCTCGCCGCGATCTGA